A DNA window from Eikenella exigua contains the following coding sequences:
- a CDS encoding bifunctional alpha/beta hydrolase/class I SAM-dependent methyltransferase: MQEQQKHFATQDGTELFYRYRPAADGSTDKAIVLFHRGHEHSGRMIFVADELGFDDFSYFAWDARGHGPSPGERGDSPSIGTSVADVDDFIRHIQSEYGIKPENICVIAQSVGAVLVSTWLHDYAPKIRCAVLASPAFKVKLYVPFARTGLKIMQKWRGNFFVNSYVKAHYLTHNKERQTSYDNDPLITRAISVRILLGLYEAAERVVADAQAITTPVQLLISGSDWVVHHKPQHDFYNRLGSRIKERHVLDGFYHDTLGEQNREIAFVEMRRFIRERFNQPFYQVDLTQAHLHGESRREADELATPLSICSPRGAFWAVYRASLDLGARWSEGLKIGKETGYDSGSTLDYVYRNQPQGSNAFGVAVDKHYLNAIGWRGIRQRKINIGKAIQTASAKLREAGKPVHVLDIASGHGRYVLDALTADTLPDSVRLRDYSPINVEVGRRLIAERGLQDTVTFDEVNAYDRANYQDLQPRPTLGIVSGLHELFADNDLILNSLYGFGDAIETGGYLIYTGQPWHPQLEMIARALTSHKAGSPNWVMRRRSQQEMDQLVEQAGFEKVRQWIDEYGIFTVSLAVKK; this comes from the coding sequence ATGCAGGAACAGCAAAAACACTTCGCCACCCAAGACGGTACCGAACTTTTCTACCGCTACCGCCCCGCTGCCGACGGTTCGACCGATAAAGCCATCGTGCTGTTCCACCGCGGCCACGAGCATTCCGGCCGAATGATATTTGTTGCCGACGAACTCGGTTTCGACGATTTTTCCTATTTCGCATGGGACGCGCGCGGTCATGGACCCAGCCCCGGCGAACGCGGCGACAGCCCCAGCATCGGCACTTCCGTTGCCGACGTGGACGACTTTATCCGCCACATCCAAAGCGAATACGGCATCAAACCCGAAAACATCTGCGTGATCGCGCAAAGCGTCGGCGCAGTATTGGTTTCCACTTGGTTGCACGACTACGCGCCGAAAATCCGCTGCGCCGTATTGGCATCACCCGCCTTCAAAGTCAAACTCTACGTCCCTTTTGCCCGCACCGGTCTGAAAATCATGCAGAAATGGCGCGGCAATTTCTTTGTCAACAGCTACGTCAAAGCCCATTACCTGACGCACAACAAAGAACGCCAAACCAGCTACGACAACGATCCGCTGATTACCCGCGCCATTTCCGTGCGTATTCTGCTCGGTTTGTATGAGGCCGCCGAACGCGTGGTCGCCGACGCGCAGGCAATTACTACGCCTGTTCAGCTTTTGATTTCGGGCAGCGACTGGGTGGTTCATCACAAACCGCAACACGATTTCTACAACCGTTTAGGCAGCCGCATCAAAGAACGTCATGTTCTGGATGGTTTCTATCACGATACCTTAGGCGAGCAAAACCGTGAAATCGCCTTCGTCGAAATGCGCCGCTTTATCCGCGAACGTTTCAATCAGCCTTTCTATCAAGTCGATTTGACCCAAGCCCATTTACACGGAGAAAGCCGTCGCGAAGCCGACGAATTGGCAACACCTTTGTCTATTTGTTCGCCGCGTGGCGCATTTTGGGCGGTTTACCGTGCCTCCCTCGACCTTGGCGCGCGTTGGAGCGAAGGTTTGAAAATCGGCAAGGAAACCGGCTACGACTCAGGCAGCACGCTGGATTATGTGTACCGCAACCAGCCGCAGGGCAGCAACGCCTTTGGTGTGGCGGTGGACAAACACTATCTCAACGCCATCGGCTGGCGCGGCATCCGCCAACGTAAAATCAATATCGGCAAAGCGATTCAGACGGCCTCTGCCAAGCTGCGCGAAGCGGGCAAACCTGTACACGTTCTCGATATTGCCTCGGGGCATGGACGCTATGTGCTTGATGCGTTGACTGCTGACACGCTGCCCGATTCTGTGCGTTTGCGCGATTACAGCCCGATTAACGTCGAAGTCGGCCGCAGGCTGATTGCCGAACGCGGTCTGCAAGACACGGTTACTTTCGACGAAGTGAATGCCTACGACCGCGCCAACTATCAGGATTTGCAACCGCGTCCCACGCTCGGCATCGTTTCCGGTCTGCATGAATTGTTTGCCGACAACGATTTGATTTTGAACTCGCTCTACGGCTTCGGCGATGCGATTGAAACAGGCGGCTACTTGATTTACACCGGACAGCCGTGGCATCCGCAGCTCGAAATGATTGCCCGCGCGCTGACCAGCCACAAGGCAGGCAGCCCGAACTGGGTAATGCGCCGCCGCAGCCAGCAGGAAATGGATCAGCTGGTTGAACAAGCCGGTTTTGAAAAAGTCCGCCAATGGATAGATGAATACGGTATTTTCACCGTGAGCCTGGCGGTGAAAAAATAA
- a CDS encoding DUF2238 domain-containing protein, with protein sequence MQKSFPIIPLFLAVFIAALIVWSGINPSDRAVWYAEIIPVSTVFVALIATYRRFRFSNLAYIFMSFWLIMHTIGAHYTFADVPFDWANRLLAPFLGENRNHFDRVGHYIIGFYAYPMAEWLLRRKLCRPTLALFFSLFFIMSVAAAYEVIEWQYAVIDGGEAGLEVLGSQGDIWDAQKDILADTLGALTSLLIFLFTRPDKRLGSQS encoded by the coding sequence ATGCAAAAATCCTTCCCCATCATCCCCCTCTTCCTCGCCGTTTTCATTGCCGCACTCATCGTCTGGTCGGGCATCAACCCGTCCGACCGCGCCGTTTGGTATGCCGAAATCATCCCCGTTTCCACCGTATTTGTCGCGCTTATCGCCACTTACCGCCGCTTCCGTTTTAGCAATTTGGCTTATATATTCATGAGCTTCTGGCTGATTATGCACACCATCGGCGCGCACTACACCTTCGCCGACGTGCCCTTCGACTGGGCAAACCGCCTGCTTGCGCCGTTTTTAGGCGAAAACCGCAATCATTTCGACCGCGTCGGCCACTACATTATCGGTTTCTACGCCTATCCGATGGCGGAATGGCTGTTGCGCCGCAAACTCTGCCGCCCTACCCTTGCCCTGTTTTTCTCTTTGTTCTTCATCATGAGCGTGGCGGCGGCTTACGAAGTCATCGAATGGCAGTATGCGGTGATTGACGGCGGCGAAGCGGGGCTGGAGGTGCTCGGTTCGCAAGGCGATATTTGGGATGCGCAAAAAGACATACTCGCCGATACGCTGGGCGCGCTGACTTCCTTGCTTATCTTTCTGTTTACCCGGCCAGATAAACGTTTGGGCAGCCAATCTTAA
- a CDS encoding CDP-alcohol phosphatidyltransferase family protein, translating into MSIYALKPKFQNLLRPLVRWLYQKGGTANQVTVFACAISIAVGLLLSLGAQVPALFWLLPVWLFVRMALNAVDGMLAREFGQQSALGGYLNEITDVAADAALYLPFAVIAPFDGAQVGLFVWLAAMTEFCGVLGQVHGNGRRYDGPFGKSDRAFFIGVLAVWYAVAGSFHAVFYVVMWLACAALVYTCYKRIINGLKAT; encoded by the coding sequence ATGAGCATCTACGCCCTTAAACCCAAATTCCAAAACCTGCTGCGCCCGCTGGTGCGGTGGTTGTATCAGAAAGGGGGAACGGCCAATCAGGTAACTGTGTTTGCCTGTGCAATATCCATTGCGGTCGGGCTGCTGCTGTCGCTCGGCGCGCAGGTTCCTGCTTTGTTTTGGCTGTTGCCCGTGTGGCTGTTTGTCCGCATGGCGTTGAATGCGGTAGACGGGATGCTGGCGCGCGAGTTCGGTCAGCAGTCGGCATTGGGCGGTTATCTGAACGAAATCACCGATGTTGCCGCCGATGCCGCGCTGTATCTGCCTTTCGCCGTTATCGCCCCGTTTGACGGCGCACAAGTCGGCCTGTTTGTCTGGCTGGCGGCGATGACGGAATTTTGCGGCGTGTTGGGGCAGGTACACGGCAACGGGCGGCGTTATGACGGCCCGTTCGGCAAGAGCGACCGCGCGTTCTTTATCGGCGTACTGGCGGTGTGGTATGCGGTAGCGGGCAGCTTCCATGCGGTTTTCTACGTCGTCATGTGGCTGGCTTGCGCGGCATTGGTTTACACCTGCTATAAGCGTATTATCAACGGCTTAAAGGCTACCTGA
- a CDS encoding diacylglyceryl transferase: MLIAFILGFWCLWMGEREPSVLLEGLFFAIIAIVANGFMQWQMPNTDTVWALQWGLVWAWASLMMFVVDTFGSNLGIRLVVALVAGGGYFWLEQNGCSLAAGWLGAQAECVQHAAAASQLK, encoded by the coding sequence ATGTTGATAGCGTTTATATTGGGATTTTGGTGCCTTTGGATGGGCGAGCGTGAGCCAAGCGTATTGTTGGAGGGGCTGTTTTTTGCCATTATCGCTATTGTGGCCAATGGGTTTATGCAGTGGCAGATGCCCAACACGGATACGGTATGGGCTTTGCAGTGGGGCTTAGTTTGGGCTTGGGCTTCGCTGATGATGTTTGTAGTGGATACCTTTGGCTCGAACTTGGGTATCCGTTTGGTGGTGGCCTTGGTGGCTGGTGGCGGTTATTTTTGGCTGGAGCAGAATGGTTGCTCCTTGGCTGCCGGCTGGTTGGGTGCGCAGGCCGAATGTGTGCAACATGCGGCCGCAGCTTCGCAACTCAAATAA
- the secF gene encoding protein translocase subunit SecF: protein MDFFHRLKHDIPFMSYGKITTLISLLTFIAAVFFLVTKGLNYSVEFTGGTVIEVQYTQQGADPNQVRTRLNELKIGEAQVQNLGTNKQLMIRLPNRQDMTSAQLSNNVLELLRKDHADASLRKVEFIGPQVGEELVTHGLLALGMVVVGIIIYLSVRFEWRFAVSAIIANMHDVVVILGCFALFQWEFSLTVLAGILAVLGYSVNESVVVFDRIRENIHKPAMRGKTIPQIINNAITATMSRTIITHGSTEAMVVSMLVFGGAALHGFAIALTIGIVFGIYSSVLVASPLLLFFGLTRENIHKPQKQKEEAVV from the coding sequence ATGGATTTCTTCCACCGTTTGAAACACGACATTCCGTTCATGAGCTACGGCAAAATCACCACCTTGATTTCGCTGCTTACCTTCATCGCCGCCGTGTTTTTCCTCGTCACCAAAGGGCTCAACTACTCGGTTGAGTTTACCGGCGGCACCGTTATCGAAGTGCAATACACCCAACAGGGCGCCGACCCCAACCAAGTGCGTACCCGCCTGAACGAGCTCAAAATAGGTGAAGCCCAAGTGCAAAACCTGGGCACCAACAAGCAGCTGATGATCCGCCTGCCCAACCGCCAAGACATGACCTCTGCCCAACTATCCAACAACGTACTGGAACTGCTGCGCAAAGACCATGCCGACGCCAGCCTGCGCAAGGTTGAATTCATCGGCCCGCAAGTGGGTGAAGAGCTGGTTACCCATGGCCTGTTGGCCTTGGGCATGGTGGTGGTCGGCATCATCATCTACCTCTCCGTGCGCTTCGAATGGCGCTTTGCCGTATCCGCCATCATCGCCAATATGCATGACGTGGTGGTGATTCTCGGCTGCTTTGCCCTGTTTCAATGGGAGTTTTCGCTCACCGTGCTGGCCGGCATCCTGGCCGTGCTCGGCTATTCGGTGAACGAATCGGTGGTGGTGTTCGACCGTATCCGCGAAAATATCCATAAACCCGCTATGCGCGGCAAAACCATCCCGCAGATTATCAATAACGCCATTACCGCCACCATGAGCCGTACCATCATCACCCACGGCTCCACCGAAGCCATGGTGGTATCCATGCTGGTATTCGGCGGTGCCGCCCTGCACGGCTTTGCCATCGCGCTCACTATCGGCATCGTGTTCGGCATCTACTCCTCTGTACTGGTAGCCAGCCCGCTACTCCTCTTCTTTGGCCTCACTCGCGAAAACATCCACAAACCGCAGAAGCAGAAAGAAGAAGCCGTAGTGTAA
- the secD gene encoding protein translocase subunit SecD, with protein MNRYPLWKYLLIGLVIVVSAIYALPNLYGETPAVQVSTNRQSIHIDQTTEQAVEEALKAANIQHNGMFIADGSLRVRLPNEELQSKARDVIEQKLGDNYIIALNLIANTPDWMTKLGANPMFLGLDLRGGVHFTMRVDMHAAVDKTFDRISGDFRRQLRKDKIRTGNMRRSGDTLIVPFQDAATLQAALPKLKETAPDAELRADGNNLVVSLPEATQTQIRDAAVKQNINTLHNRVNELGVAEPIIQQAGPDRIVVQLPGVQDTAKAKDIIGRTATLEVRMVADDPALLQQAEAGNVPAGYELLPTAEGGQLLVSKQVEFTGDNINDAQAGFTHDNRPSVNLKLDNAGTSIFADLTRNNVGRRTAMILIDQGKAEIVTAPTINEPIPGGNVQISGSMNVAEANDTALLLRAGSLAAPMEIIEERTIGPSMGKENIQKGFHSTLWGFLVVAAFMVVYYRLFGIFSVLALTANLLFLVAILSLLQATLTLPGIAAIALTLGMAIDSNVLINERIREELRDGMSPQQAISEGYRHAWNTIVDSNITSLIAGIALLVFGSGAVRGFAVVHCIGILTSMFSSVVVSRTFVNLWYGRRRKLSTLSIGITLPTSKEH; from the coding sequence ATGAACCGTTATCCGCTTTGGAAATACCTGCTGATTGGGCTGGTTATCGTTGTATCCGCCATCTACGCCCTGCCCAACCTCTACGGCGAAACCCCAGCCGTGCAGGTTTCCACCAACCGCCAGTCGATCCACATCGATCAAACCACCGAACAAGCCGTGGAAGAGGCGCTGAAGGCAGCCAACATCCAGCACAACGGCATGTTTATTGCCGACGGCAGCCTGCGCGTGCGCCTGCCCAATGAAGAGTTGCAGAGCAAAGCCCGCGACGTTATCGAGCAGAAATTGGGCGACAACTACATCATCGCCCTCAACCTGATTGCCAACACCCCCGACTGGATGACCAAGCTCGGCGCCAACCCGATGTTCCTCGGTCTCGACCTGCGCGGCGGCGTGCACTTCACCATGCGTGTAGACATGCACGCAGCAGTGGACAAAACCTTCGACCGTATCTCCGGCGATTTCCGCCGCCAGCTGCGCAAAGATAAAATCCGCACCGGCAATATGCGCCGCAGCGGCGATACGCTGATTGTGCCTTTCCAAGATGCAGCCACCCTGCAGGCCGCCCTGCCCAAACTGAAAGAAACTGCTCCGGATGCGGAATTGAGGGCTGACGGCAACAACTTGGTGGTGAGCCTGCCCGAGGCCACCCAAACGCAAATCCGCGATGCCGCTGTGAAGCAAAACATCAACACCCTGCACAACCGCGTGAACGAATTGGGCGTGGCCGAACCGATTATCCAGCAAGCCGGCCCCGACCGCATCGTGGTGCAGCTGCCCGGCGTGCAAGACACCGCCAAAGCCAAAGACATCATCGGCCGCACCGCCACGCTGGAAGTGCGCATGGTGGCCGACGACCCCGCGCTGCTGCAACAGGCGGAAGCCGGCAACGTGCCAGCCGGCTATGAATTGCTGCCCACCGCCGAAGGCGGCCAGCTGTTGGTGAGCAAGCAGGTGGAATTCACCGGCGACAACATCAACGATGCCCAAGCCGGCTTCACCCACGACAACCGCCCATCGGTAAACCTGAAGCTCGACAACGCCGGCACCAGCATTTTCGCCGACCTTACCCGCAACAACGTCGGCCGCCGCACTGCGATGATCCTTATCGACCAGGGCAAAGCCGAAATCGTTACCGCGCCGACCATCAATGAACCAATTCCCGGTGGCAACGTGCAAATTTCAGGTAGCATGAACGTGGCTGAAGCCAACGATACCGCTCTCCTGCTGCGCGCCGGCTCGCTGGCTGCGCCAATGGAAATCATCGAAGAGCGCACCATTGGCCCCTCTATGGGTAAGGAAAATATCCAAAAAGGTTTCCACTCCACGCTGTGGGGCTTCCTGGTTGTGGCCGCCTTTATGGTAGTGTACTACCGCCTGTTCGGCATCTTCTCCGTGCTGGCACTCACTGCCAACCTGTTGTTCCTGGTTGCGATCTTGTCGCTGCTGCAAGCCACGCTCACCCTGCCCGGCATTGCGGCCATTGCGCTCACGCTCGGTATGGCCATCGATTCCAACGTGCTGATTAACGAGCGTATCCGGGAAGAGCTGCGCGACGGCATGAGCCCGCAGCAGGCCATCAGCGAAGGCTACCGCCACGCTTGGAACACCATTGTCGATTCCAACATCACCTCGCTGATTGCCGGTATCGCCCTCTTGGTATTCGGTTCCGGCGCAGTACGCGGCTTTGCCGTGGTGCACTGTATCGGCATCCTTACTTCTATGTTCTCATCCGTGGTGGTATCCCGTACCTTCGTGAACCTATGGTATGGTCGCCGCCGCAAGCTGAGTACTTTGTCCATCGGCATCACCCTGCCTACCTCCAAGGAGCACTAA
- the yajC gene encoding preprotein translocase subunit YajC, which yields MLHFPLAAATQPDLMSTIQSFLPLIFLFAMLYFMILRPKQRDEKRRREMLKELKKGDKVMTGAGMIGRVSKIGEEIIGLEVAPDTVVEFHRDAIIKKLDN from the coding sequence ATGTTGCATTTCCCACTCGCCGCAGCGACCCAGCCCGACCTGATGAGTACCATTCAGAGTTTCCTCCCGCTGATTTTCCTCTTCGCCATGCTTTACTTCATGATTCTCCGGCCGAAACAGCGTGATGAGAAGCGCCGCCGCGAGATGCTCAAGGAACTGAAAAAAGGCGACAAAGTGATGACCGGCGCCGGCATGATCGGCAGAGTTTCCAAAATCGGCGAAGAAATCATCGGCCTAGAAGTTGCCCCCGACACCGTGGTCGAGTTTCACCGCGACGCCATCATCAAAAAGCTCGACAACTAA
- a CDS encoding UDP-2,3-diacylglucosamine diphosphatase, translated as MSQTIFIADLHLSEHSPELTELFLRQLHQWQSTADALYILGDLFDAWVGDDDRTPFTDHIAAELKAFAQHKPVYFIPGNRDFLLGQDFASRSGMTLLPEQHPLTLYGRQYLLTHGDELCTADLPYMQFRAQSRQPQWQAAILAKPLAERRLLAQQIRQMSERGKAENGKSAVSDVTEEAVSALMAQHPGADLIHGHTHRPATHRHTLPNGQSFTRFVLQDWYGKEGGCLVVSAEGVSAQHLALD; from the coding sequence ATGAGCCAAACCATCTTTATCGCCGACCTCCACCTCTCCGAGCACAGCCCCGAGCTCACCGAACTCTTCCTGCGCCAGCTGCACCAATGGCAAAGCACGGCCGATGCCCTCTACATCCTCGGCGACCTGTTCGACGCTTGGGTGGGCGACGACGATCGCACCCCCTTCACCGACCATATCGCCGCCGAATTAAAAGCATTCGCCCAACACAAACCCGTGTATTTCATCCCCGGCAACCGCGATTTCCTGCTCGGCCAAGACTTCGCCAGCCGCAGCGGCATGACCCTGCTGCCCGAGCAGCATCCGCTTACCCTCTACGGCCGCCAATACCTGCTCACCCACGGCGACGAACTCTGCACCGCCGACCTGCCCTATATGCAGTTCCGCGCCCAATCGCGCCAGCCCCAATGGCAGGCCGCCATCCTCGCCAAGCCCCTGGCTGAACGCCGCCTGCTGGCGCAGCAAATCCGCCAGATGAGCGAACGCGGTAAAGCCGAAAACGGCAAAAGTGCCGTTTCCGACGTAACTGAAGAAGCGGTATCCGCCCTGATGGCGCAACACCCCGGCGCCGATCTTATCCACGGCCACACTCACCGCCCGGCCACCCACCGGCACACCCTGCCCAACGGCCAAAGCTTTACCCGCTTTGTGCTGCAAGACTGGTATGGCAAAGAAGGCGGCTGCCTTGTCGTATCGGCCGAAGGTGTGAGCGCACAGCATTTGGCCTTAGATTAG
- a CDS encoding arsenate reductase yields MTTLYGIPNCATVKKARAWLDEKQVPHAFVNFKTEAPAPEQLAHWLDAVGADVLINRKGTTWRKLSPAEQAAADSREGAIALMQAQPSVIKRPVLEHQGRVHIGFSPERYSEIFA; encoded by the coding sequence ATGACCACCCTCTACGGCATCCCAAACTGCGCCACCGTGAAAAAAGCCCGCGCCTGGCTAGACGAAAAACAAGTGCCCCATGCCTTCGTTAATTTCAAAACCGAAGCCCCCGCGCCCGAACAGCTCGCCCATTGGCTCGATGCCGTTGGTGCAGACGTTCTCATCAACCGCAAAGGCACCACCTGGCGCAAACTCAGCCCGGCCGAACAAGCTGCCGCCGACAGCCGCGAAGGCGCCATCGCCCTGATGCAGGCACAGCCCTCCGTGATCAAACGCCCCGTGCTCGAACACCAAGGCCGCGTCCACATCGGCTTTTCCCCAGAACGTTATTCCGAAATCTTCGCCTAA
- the dtd gene encoding D-aminoacyl-tRNA deacylase produces MRAVIQKVSHAHIAAADAPDAPFSQIPHGLCVLLGVGGEDSEADARYIADKIAHLRIFEDEAGKLNLSVKDTGGEVLLVSQFTLYGDARNGRRPSFTQAARPEQAEALYQQVAALLRSHGVNVAEGRFRTHMLVSLCNDGPVTILLDSQKTF; encoded by the coding sequence ATGCGTGCCGTTATCCAAAAAGTCAGCCATGCCCACATCGCCGCCGCCGATGCGCCCGATGCACCGTTCAGCCAAATTCCCCACGGCCTGTGTGTGCTGCTTGGCGTGGGCGGTGAAGACAGCGAGGCCGACGCCCGCTATATCGCCGACAAAATCGCCCACCTGCGCATCTTTGAAGACGAAGCCGGCAAACTCAATCTGTCGGTGAAAGACACCGGCGGCGAAGTGCTGCTGGTATCGCAATTCACCCTCTACGGCGACGCCCGCAACGGCCGCCGCCCCTCCTTCACCCAAGCCGCCCGCCCCGAACAGGCCGAAGCGCTGTATCAGCAAGTGGCCGCCCTCTTGCGCAGCCACGGTGTGAACGTGGCCGAAGGCCGCTTCCGTACCCACATGCTGGTCAGCCTGTGCAACGACGGGCCGGTAACCATTTTGCTGGATTCGCAAAAAACGTTTTAA